From Thermotoga sp. Ku-13t, the proteins below share one genomic window:
- a CDS encoding S8 family serine peptidase, producing the protein MKKILMFVLAALLLALSSCMINQNTSPNSNIENIVVPIDKGAEIMEDIVIVGYKTSKQDAIDLVTKIDPTATVRADLEKINAISFRTSLPYSQIRTEIMEELKKNADLREKISYVEPSYRRYLIEPVKNDNAKDLLESTLKTRTITVEEEEEFWEWLWGIRKVKAPEAWELGYTGEGIIVAVIDTGVDGTHPDLQGQLVEGYRPLTDETLPPASDSSFGGAHGTHVAGTIAAKKDGIGVVGVAPNAKIMPIVIFDTGAPTPTGEDGGYIGDDYVAEGFLWALENGARVFSNSWGGKGYSITLAHTIARVISNGGVVIASAGNSHTDEIHYPSCYPGVINVAASTAVDGITYFSTRGRWVTVAAPGDYTILSTVPLWDTSEFFDGENPYAFYGGTSMATPHVSGLVALLLEKLEEEGVNYTVYQIRKHVAATADDIMAPGFDHDSGWGRINAYKALTQPLPADEGANVYFQFYYSYLVDSETGETVTEPASQVYVTMYPENETVPVYYGKSDDYGFLPFIGIEPGTYDVYMGFGDAAYLGMPVSMQKVKHKKITVYNGDNTFVEIFEF; encoded by the coding sequence ATGAAAAAGATATTGATGTTTGTGTTAGCTGCCCTTCTTCTTGCACTTTCGAGTTGTATGATCAATCAGAACACGTCGCCGAATTCGAACATTGAAAACATCGTGGTTCCCATCGATAAAGGCGCAGAGATCATGGAAGACATCGTCATAGTTGGATACAAAACCAGTAAGCAGGACGCCATAGACCTTGTCACGAAGATAGATCCCACGGCAACGGTTAGGGCAGATCTTGAAAAGATCAACGCGATAAGTTTCAGAACGTCCCTGCCTTACTCACAGATCAGAACAGAGATCATGGAGGAGCTCAAAAAGAACGCTGATCTGAGAGAAAAGATAAGCTACGTCGAACCAAGCTACAGAAGATACCTGATAGAACCTGTCAAGAACGACAACGCCAAGGACTTACTCGAATCTACCTTGAAGACAAGGACGATCACTGTCGAAGAGGAAGAAGAGTTCTGGGAATGGCTCTGGGGTATAAGAAAAGTGAAAGCGCCTGAAGCGTGGGAACTCGGTTACACAGGTGAAGGAATCATAGTTGCGGTGATCGATACGGGTGTGGATGGTACTCATCCGGATTTACAGGGCCAGCTTGTCGAGGGCTACAGACCTCTGACAGATGAAACTTTGCCACCAGCTTCAGACAGTTCTTTCGGTGGCGCTCATGGAACTCACGTCGCTGGAACAATAGCCGCAAAGAAGGATGGAATTGGTGTTGTCGGTGTGGCTCCAAACGCCAAGATCATGCCGATAGTGATATTTGACACGGGTGCTCCCACACCTACCGGTGAGGACGGCGGATACATAGGTGATGATTACGTTGCAGAAGGGTTTTTGTGGGCGTTAGAAAACGGTGCAAGGGTGTTCTCGAACAGCTGGGGTGGAAAAGGCTATTCGATCACGCTTGCTCACACCATCGCGAGGGTAATTAGCAACGGTGGTGTTGTCATAGCTTCTGCTGGTAACAGCCACACTGACGAAATTCACTATCCTTCGTGCTATCCAGGGGTCATAAACGTTGCTGCGAGCACCGCGGTCGATGGTATCACCTACTTCTCCACACGCGGTAGGTGGGTCACGGTCGCCGCACCTGGTGATTACACAATCCTTTCCACTGTGCCATTATGGGACACTTCAGAATTCTTCGACGGTGAAAATCCGTACGCCTTCTACGGTGGTACGAGCATGGCGACGCCGCACGTTTCCGGTTTGGTGGCTCTGCTGCTTGAGAAACTGGAGGAAGAAGGGGTGAATTACACGGTTTATCAGATCAGAAAACACGTCGCCGCGACGGCGGACGACATCATGGCTCCAGGGTTCGACCACGACAGCGGATGGGGAAGAATAAACGCCTACAAAGCACTGACACAGCCTTTACCAGCCGATGAAGGTGCGAACGTGTACTTCCAGTTCTACTACTCTTATCTCGTCGACAGTGAAACCGGTGAAACTGTTACTGAACCGGCCTCTCAAGTTTACGTGACGATGTATCCAGAAAACGAAACTGTGCCTGTGTATTACGGAAAATCGGACGATTACGGCTTCCTGCCATTCATTGGGATCGAGCCCGGCACTTACGATGTGTACATGGGCTTTGGAGATGCAGCTTATTTAGGAATGCCTGTGTCCATGCAGAAGGTCAAACACAAGAAGATAACAGTCTACAACGGAGATAACACGTTCGTCGAAATCTTCGAATTCTGA